In one window of Paucidesulfovibrio gracilis DSM 16080 DNA:
- the iorA gene encoding indolepyruvate ferredoxin oxidoreductase subunit alpha, which translates to MPHPILAAKPGETLLLLGNEAIVRGAVEAGINFVSCYPGTPSSEVPDTFFRLAPEGEYTFEYSVNEKVALEVAGGATLGGALCLCTMKHVGVNVAADPFMTLAYTGTPGGLVLLSADDPGCHSSQNEQDNRYYARLAGMPVFEPSTAQECKDMTRDALLLSRETGSPVLLRTTTRVNHLRGPVECGPVSAPQEIKGFSKNPAQFVPIPAFARSMHDRLLDRIEVLRGHAEHSVFNAVSGEGRIGVVATGISRAYLHDALLDCGLEGQIRVLELGFTAPLPEAKVVEFLTGLDKVLVAEELEPILENEIRVLAQKNNLPLTVLGKDILPRQGEFNTGVLAEALQHLSGQGDFQCVSCEPAEGLPMRPPNLCAGCPHRAAYYAARQVFGDDAIYSSDIGCYTLGIVPPLACADFLLCMGSSVSAGSGLSKATKQTVVGFIGDSTFFHSGVTGLINAVHNNHDLLLVVLDNRTTAMTGHQPNPGVDPEPLGDDVAQVDIESICRGCGVDAIRKVNPLNVSKTLDAYTELRGMKGVRVLITEEPCPLFARRVYRKKPKMTAYVEDGYDMAEGVLEKLACPAFRLCDGKMEIDELMCNGCMVCVQLSDNIKARKRGA; encoded by the coding sequence ATGCCTCATCCCATCCTGGCCGCCAAGCCGGGCGAGACGCTTCTTCTTCTCGGCAACGAAGCCATCGTGCGCGGAGCCGTGGAAGCGGGCATCAATTTCGTCAGCTGCTACCCCGGCACGCCGTCTTCCGAAGTGCCCGACACGTTTTTCCGACTCGCCCCCGAAGGGGAATACACCTTTGAATATTCCGTAAATGAAAAAGTCGCCCTGGAAGTGGCCGGAGGGGCCACCCTGGGAGGCGCTCTCTGCCTCTGCACCATGAAGCACGTCGGCGTGAACGTTGCAGCCGACCCCTTCATGACGCTGGCATACACCGGAACCCCCGGAGGACTGGTACTGCTTTCCGCCGACGATCCGGGCTGCCATTCCAGCCAAAACGAGCAGGACAACCGTTACTATGCCCGACTCGCCGGGATGCCCGTTTTTGAGCCGTCCACGGCCCAGGAATGTAAAGACATGACCCGGGACGCACTCCTGCTTTCCCGCGAGACCGGCTCTCCGGTGCTGCTGCGCACCACCACCCGCGTGAACCACTTGCGCGGCCCGGTGGAATGCGGCCCTGTCTCGGCTCCCCAGGAAATCAAGGGTTTCTCCAAAAACCCGGCGCAATTCGTCCCGATTCCCGCCTTTGCCCGGTCCATGCACGACCGTTTGCTGGACCGCATCGAAGTGCTCAGAGGACACGCAGAACACTCCGTGTTCAATGCCGTTTCCGGGGAAGGCCGCATCGGTGTCGTGGCCACGGGCATCAGCCGCGCCTACCTGCACGACGCCCTGTTGGACTGTGGCCTGGAAGGCCAGATCCGTGTTCTGGAGCTGGGCTTTACCGCTCCGCTGCCCGAAGCCAAAGTCGTCGAGTTCCTGACGGGTCTGGACAAAGTACTCGTTGCCGAAGAATTGGAACCGATTCTGGAAAATGAAATCCGGGTGCTGGCCCAAAAGAACAATTTACCGCTTACCGTACTGGGCAAGGACATCCTGCCCCGTCAGGGTGAGTTCAATACGGGCGTGCTGGCGGAAGCCCTGCAACACCTGTCCGGACAAGGGGATTTTCAGTGTGTTTCCTGCGAGCCTGCCGAGGGGCTGCCCATGCGTCCCCCGAACCTGTGTGCGGGCTGTCCGCACCGCGCCGCGTACTACGCCGCACGCCAGGTCTTTGGTGACGACGCGATCTATTCCTCGGACATCGGCTGCTACACCCTGGGCATTGTTCCGCCCCTGGCCTGCGCCGACTTTCTGCTCTGCATGGGATCGAGTGTCAGCGCCGGATCCGGTCTGTCCAAGGCCACAAAGCAAACTGTGGTCGGCTTTATCGGAGACTCAACGTTTTTCCACTCCGGCGTCACCGGCCTGATCAACGCGGTACACAATAACCACGATCTTCTGCTGGTTGTGCTGGACAACCGGACCACGGCCATGACCGGGCATCAGCCCAACCCGGGCGTGGATCCCGAACCGCTCGGCGACGACGTGGCCCAGGTGGACATCGAGTCCATCTGCCGAGGTTGCGGTGTCGACGCCATCCGCAAGGTCAACCCGCTGAACGTGAGCAAGACCCTGGATGCCTACACGGAATTACGCGGGATGAAGGGTGTGCGCGTGCTCATCACTGAGGAGCCGTGTCCGCTTTTCGCTCGCCGCGTGTACCGCAAAAAGCCCAAGATGACCGCATACGTGGAAGACGGATACGACATGGCCGAAGGCGTGTTGGAAAAGCTGGCTTGCCCGGCCTTCCGCCTTTGCGACGGCAAAATGGAAATCGACGAACTGATGTGCAACGGCTGCATGGTCTGTGTGCAGCTTTCCGACAATATCAAGGCTCGCAAAAGGGGTGCATAG
- a CDS encoding indolepyruvate oxidoreductase subunit beta: protein MSNVKPLRIFMTGVGGQGTLTATTLLAKAALLSGLPVTSGEIHGMAQRGGVVESTLLIGLKSPKIGPGEADILLGFEPLETLRALPYLRRNGLVFSSSEAIPPLSVSTGQHSCPDLESVRERVADWTENAWYVPCQSLGIQAGAVQSGNLALLGAAAERGAFPFGPDAIAEAIKANMKAKIADINLNALELGRKAVA, encoded by the coding sequence ATGAGCAACGTCAAGCCGCTTCGCATCTTCATGACCGGCGTGGGCGGACAGGGCACCCTGACCGCCACGACGCTGTTGGCCAAGGCCGCGCTTTTGAGCGGTCTGCCCGTCACGTCCGGGGAAATCCACGGCATGGCTCAACGCGGCGGTGTGGTGGAATCCACGCTGCTCATCGGCCTCAAAAGCCCGAAAATCGGTCCGGGTGAAGCCGACATCCTGCTCGGATTCGAACCGCTGGAAACCCTGCGCGCTCTGCCGTACCTGCGGCGCAATGGTCTGGTCTTTTCCAGTTCCGAAGCCATCCCGCCCCTGTCCGTGTCCACAGGTCAGCACAGCTGTCCGGACTTGGAGTCCGTGCGGGAGCGCGTGGCCGATTGGACGGAAAACGCCTGGTACGTCCCCTGCCAGAGCCTGGGAATTCAGGCCGGTGCCGTGCAAAGCGGCAACCTTGCCCTGCTGGGCGCCGCAGCGGAACGCGGAGCCTTCCCCTTTGGTCCCGACGCAATCGCCGAAGCAATCAAGGCGAACATGAAGGCGAAAATCGCCGATATCAACCTTAACGCTCTGGAGCTGGGCCGCAAAGCCGTTGCCTGA
- a CDS encoding sigma-54-dependent Fis family transcriptional regulator, which yields MPDHQYLLTLKHILDGLGRKGGLEDNLNGLLATMARELGYVRCFLAITDTEDEDLKLSLSYSPSKADSVSYAPGRGVVGQVFENGETVVVQRISDNPNFLNLAFGRTEEEMARLSFICTPIVSHSRGKPEVVGVLSADLVMLPKDELEGHRSFLEAVASAIAHQVAILQEELAVQKHLLNQGMAGLPEAQPPKNFVASSKAMRLVLRQARQVSPSRATVLLRGESGTGKELLAEAIHAGSPRAERPLIKLNCAALPAELVESELFGHQKGAFTGAYQNKRGLFEVAHQGTLFLDEIGELSLDAQAKVLRAIQEKEITRVGGEMPIAVDVRLICATHQPLEDRIAQGKFREDLYYRINVFPVFIPSLRERREDILPLAEFFLEEFSSEYDKHIRRISTPAIELLSMYHWPGNVRELQNCVERAVLVCEEEVIRTYHLPPTLQTAESSSTEISLSFGEAVGKFEQELLVDALKKSRGNMLQAARDLRVSYRIVNYKVKKYGIDVKRFVNSKSRKR from the coding sequence ATGCCTGACCATCAGTACCTACTCACCCTGAAGCACATCCTGGACGGCCTGGGCCGCAAGGGTGGGTTGGAGGACAACCTCAACGGTCTGCTCGCCACCATGGCCCGGGAGTTGGGCTATGTGCGCTGTTTTCTGGCCATCACCGATACGGAAGACGAGGATCTCAAGCTCTCCCTGAGCTACAGTCCCTCCAAAGCCGATTCCGTGAGCTACGCCCCGGGGCGCGGCGTGGTGGGGCAGGTGTTTGAAAACGGGGAAACCGTGGTGGTCCAGCGCATTTCCGACAATCCCAATTTTCTGAACCTGGCCTTTGGTCGCACCGAAGAGGAAATGGCGCGCCTTTCCTTCATCTGCACCCCGATCGTCAGCCATTCCAGGGGCAAACCCGAAGTGGTCGGCGTCCTCAGCGCGGATCTGGTCATGCTGCCCAAAGACGAGCTGGAAGGGCATCGCAGCTTTCTGGAAGCTGTGGCTTCGGCCATTGCCCACCAAGTCGCCATCCTCCAGGAAGAGCTGGCCGTTCAAAAGCATCTTTTGAATCAGGGAATGGCCGGACTCCCCGAAGCGCAGCCTCCCAAAAATTTCGTCGCCTCCTCAAAGGCCATGCGTCTCGTGCTCCGGCAGGCCCGCCAAGTGTCCCCGTCCCGGGCCACGGTTCTGCTGCGCGGGGAATCCGGCACTGGAAAGGAACTGTTGGCCGAGGCCATCCATGCCGGCAGCCCACGGGCCGAGCGCCCGCTGATCAAGCTCAACTGCGCGGCCCTGCCTGCGGAACTGGTGGAAAGCGAACTGTTTGGTCACCAAAAAGGCGCATTTACCGGTGCCTACCAAAACAAACGCGGCCTCTTTGAAGTGGCTCACCAGGGCACGCTGTTCCTTGATGAAATTGGCGAACTGTCGCTGGACGCCCAGGCCAAGGTGCTCCGCGCCATTCAGGAAAAGGAAATCACCAGGGTGGGCGGAGAAATGCCCATCGCCGTGGACGTGCGGCTCATCTGCGCCACACACCAACCTCTTGAGGACCGCATCGCCCAGGGAAAATTCCGCGAAGACCTCTACTATCGCATCAATGTCTTTCCGGTCTTCATCCCCTCCCTACGGGAACGGCGGGAAGACATCCTGCCCCTGGCCGAATTTTTCCTTGAGGAATTCTCCTCGGAGTATGACAAGCACATCCGGCGCATCTCCACTCCCGCCATTGAACTGCTTTCCATGTATCACTGGCCCGGCAATGTCCGTGAACTGCAAAACTGCGTGGAACGTGCTGTGCTGGTCTGTGAGGAAGAAGTCATCCGCACATACCATCTGCCGCCCACGTTGCAGACCGCGGAAAGCTCGTCCACGGAGATCAGTCTCTCTTTTGGCGAAGCCGTGGGGAAATTCGAGCAGGAACTGCTCGTGGACGCCCTGAAGAAAAGCCGTGGCAACATGCTCCAGGCCGCCCGGGATCTGCGCGTTTCCTACCGTATTGTGAACTACAAGGTGAAAAAATACGGCATTGACGTCAAACGTTTCGTTAACAGCAAAAGCCGCAAGCGCTAA
- a CDS encoding DMT family transporter — MISSKTRGVLAALAATIIWSGNFVVARGLAEVIPPATLAFFRWSVACIALAPLALPSLRREWPALRRNFRYLVVTALLGVTLFNTLIYLAGRTTDTLNMSLISTCIPAFILLLSRIFLGEALTKARLTGLTAAFCGVLLLVGRGNPATLLAVRPNPGDIWMLLAALLFAAYSILVRRKPKDIGPTALLGASFGLGLLMLLPWTALEVAFGPVPQFSPTVFGSILYIGLGASLAAYWLWSCALEDIGPSQAGLIYYSLPLFSGLEAALLLGEPVAWFHGAAGILILGGIRLATRPSVKAA, encoded by the coding sequence ATGATATCGTCCAAAACCCGCGGAGTTCTCGCAGCTCTGGCAGCCACTATTATCTGGTCTGGAAATTTCGTGGTGGCCCGGGGTCTGGCTGAAGTCATCCCTCCGGCGACTCTGGCTTTTTTCCGCTGGAGCGTGGCCTGCATCGCCTTGGCTCCGCTGGCTCTGCCGTCCCTTCGTCGGGAATGGCCCGCGCTTCGTCGCAATTTCCGCTATCTCGTGGTCACGGCCCTGCTCGGGGTCACGCTCTTCAACACGCTCATCTATCTGGCGGGACGCACAACGGACACACTGAACATGTCCCTGATTTCCACCTGCATCCCCGCATTCATTCTCCTGCTTTCGCGCATTTTCCTGGGGGAAGCGCTCACCAAGGCTCGATTGACCGGCCTGACCGCGGCCTTCTGCGGCGTGTTGCTGCTCGTAGGACGCGGGAATCCGGCAACACTCCTTGCGGTACGCCCCAATCCCGGCGATATTTGGATGCTTTTGGCGGCGCTCCTGTTTGCGGCCTATTCCATTCTGGTACGACGCAAACCCAAGGACATCGGTCCCACGGCATTACTCGGTGCCAGCTTCGGTCTGGGGCTGCTCATGCTTCTGCCATGGACGGCTTTGGAAGTCGCCTTTGGCCCGGTACCGCAATTTTCACCCACAGTATTCGGCTCCATCCTGTATATTGGACTTGGAGCGTCCCTGGCCGCCTATTGGCTTTGGTCGTGCGCCTTGGAGGACATCGGCCCGAGTCAGGCCGGACTGATCTACTACTCCCTTCCGCTGTTCAGCGGGCTGGAAGCGGCGTTGCTGCTGGGAGAACCCGTGGCCTGGTTCCACGGGGCCGCAGGTATCCTGATCTTAGGCGGCATTCGTCTGGCGACCCGCCCCAGCGTCAAGGCGGCCTAA